A genomic segment from Actinoplanes sichuanensis encodes:
- a CDS encoding glycoside hydrolase family 3 protein has protein sequence MIDLDPLLQQLSLEEKVSLLTGQDFWSLPAIPRIGLSSLVMSDGPVGVRGTGYTPDDPSVALPSPTALAATWDVALARRAGRLLGQESRRKGVHLLLGPTVNLHRTPLGGRHFECYSEDPLLTGEIAVGFVEGVQQHHVGTTVKHLVGNDFETERMTVDVRIPERALRELYLAPFERVAAAGGWGVMSAYNGVNGASMAANGRIQDEILKREWGFDGVVVSDWRAARDTVASALGGLDIAMPAMDNPWGPALVAAVRSGAVGEDVIDEKVRRVLLLAARTGALDLLGTPDLPLDEDGDDVAHDVAVGSFVLARNVDLALPLEPAELTRVAVIGALATDARVLGGGSAQVTPRHVISPLDGLRADLPGVDVAYAIGADPRPFLPAAQGPDWAPFRFVVHDHDVPVETATIRWIGDPPAGLDVAGITTLELHTELTPEVGGEHVLAVSGFGAFELVVGGEKLYEGSLHPPGTGRADLLLHPREQRFSVTLEAGVPVPVLLRQRFEPGAAHSVSTTLGHRAPGPDEEGLIAEAVELAARSDVAVVVVGTTEQVESEGFDRTSLALPGRQDELVSRVAAANPRTIVVVNAGSPVLLPWSEEVAAVLLTWFPGQEAGAALADVLLGVAEPGGRLPTTWPRSEKDCPVLDVKPSDGTLGYDEGIFIGYRGWLRQATEPLFAFGHGLGYTEWSYDHMAHSGSEVRVTVTNTGWRAGREVVQVYLSPGADTLTASEAPDIDSPVERPERWLAGFGTVDAEPGESVTVTIPIPERAFQVWNDGWQTVPGAYTVIAAHALDDPRRSIEITV, from the coding sequence ATGATCGACCTCGACCCGTTACTCCAGCAGCTCAGCCTGGAGGAGAAGGTCTCGCTGCTGACCGGACAGGACTTCTGGTCGCTACCGGCGATCCCCCGCATCGGGCTGAGCTCGCTCGTCATGTCGGACGGTCCGGTCGGCGTCCGCGGCACCGGCTACACCCCCGACGACCCGTCGGTCGCGCTGCCCAGCCCCACCGCACTCGCCGCCACCTGGGACGTGGCGCTGGCCCGCCGGGCCGGCCGGCTACTCGGCCAGGAGTCCCGGCGCAAGGGCGTGCACCTGCTGCTCGGCCCGACCGTCAACCTGCACCGCACCCCGCTCGGCGGCCGGCACTTCGAGTGCTACTCCGAGGACCCGCTGCTGACCGGTGAGATCGCCGTCGGCTTCGTCGAGGGCGTCCAGCAGCACCACGTCGGCACCACGGTGAAACACCTGGTCGGCAACGACTTCGAGACCGAGCGGATGACCGTCGACGTACGGATCCCGGAGCGCGCGCTGCGCGAGCTGTACCTGGCGCCGTTCGAGCGGGTCGCGGCGGCCGGCGGGTGGGGCGTGATGAGCGCTTACAACGGGGTCAACGGCGCGTCGATGGCCGCGAACGGCCGGATCCAGGACGAGATCCTGAAACGCGAGTGGGGCTTCGACGGGGTGGTCGTCTCCGACTGGCGGGCCGCCCGGGACACGGTGGCATCGGCGCTCGGCGGCCTGGACATCGCCATGCCGGCGATGGACAACCCGTGGGGCCCGGCGCTGGTCGCGGCGGTCCGGTCCGGCGCCGTCGGGGAGGACGTGATCGACGAGAAGGTACGCCGGGTGTTGCTCCTCGCCGCGCGTACCGGCGCCCTGGATCTTCTCGGGACCCCCGATCTGCCGCTCGACGAGGACGGCGACGACGTGGCGCACGACGTGGCCGTGGGCTCGTTCGTGCTGGCCCGCAACGTCGACCTCGCCCTCCCGCTGGAGCCGGCCGAGCTGACCCGGGTCGCCGTGATCGGTGCCCTGGCCACCGATGCCCGGGTACTCGGCGGCGGCAGTGCCCAGGTCACTCCCCGGCACGTGATCTCGCCGCTCGACGGGCTCCGCGCCGACCTGCCGGGGGTCGACGTGGCGTACGCGATCGGCGCCGACCCGCGACCGTTCCTGCCGGCCGCGCAGGGCCCGGACTGGGCGCCGTTCCGGTTCGTCGTCCACGATCACGACGTCCCGGTCGAGACGGCCACGATCCGCTGGATCGGCGACCCGCCGGCCGGGCTGGACGTGGCCGGGATCACCACCCTGGAACTGCACACCGAGCTCACCCCCGAGGTGGGCGGCGAGCACGTCCTGGCGGTCTCCGGATTCGGCGCGTTCGAGCTGGTCGTCGGCGGGGAGAAGCTCTACGAGGGTTCGCTGCACCCGCCCGGCACCGGCCGCGCCGACCTGCTGCTGCACCCCAGGGAGCAGCGCTTCTCGGTCACCCTGGAGGCGGGTGTGCCGGTCCCGGTGCTGCTCCGGCAGCGCTTCGAGCCGGGGGCGGCGCACTCGGTGTCGACCACGCTCGGTCACCGCGCGCCCGGTCCGGACGAGGAGGGGCTGATCGCCGAGGCGGTCGAGCTGGCCGCCCGGTCGGATGTCGCGGTGGTCGTGGTCGGCACCACCGAGCAGGTCGAGTCGGAGGGTTTCGACCGTACCTCGCTGGCTCTTCCGGGCCGTCAGGACGAGCTGGTGTCCCGGGTCGCGGCGGCCAATCCGCGGACGATCGTCGTGGTCAACGCCGGTTCACCGGTGCTGCTGCCGTGGTCCGAGGAGGTCGCGGCGGTCCTGCTGACCTGGTTCCCGGGGCAGGAGGCGGGCGCCGCGCTGGCCGACGTGCTGCTCGGGGTCGCCGAGCCCGGCGGCCGACTGCCGACCACCTGGCCGCGCAGCGAGAAGGACTGCCCGGTCCTCGACGTCAAGCCGTCGGACGGCACGCTCGGTTACGACGAGGGGATCTTCATCGGATACCGCGGATGGTTGCGGCAGGCGACCGAGCCGCTGTTCGCCTTCGGTCACGGCCTGGGATACACCGAGTGGTCGTACGACCACATGGCGCACTCCGGGTCGGAGGTCCGGGTGACCGTGACGAACACCGGCTGGCGCGCCGGTCGTGAGGTCGTGCAGGTCTACCTGTCCCCCGGCGCCGACACCCTGACCGCCTCCGAGGCGCCGGACATCGACTCACCCGTGGAGCGGCCGGAGCGCTGGCTGGCCGGGTTCGGAACCGTGGACGCCGAGCCGGGCGAGTCGGTCACCGTCACCATCCCGATCCCGGAGCGTGCCTTCCAGGTGTGGAACGACGGCTGGCAGACGGTCCCGGGCGCC